The Planctellipticum variicoloris DNA window GATGAAGCCTGCTTCGGCGATGGCCTTCGTCTCGGCGAGGTCGGGGGCTGCGATGCCGGCCGCTTTTTCCGCCTTGGCGGCCGTCGAAATCGGGTCGTCTTTCCGGCCGCAGCCGGTGAGCGACGTGAGGATGACGGCGCCGGCCAGCGCTGGACCGATGAGACTTCGGATTGTCGATTTCATGGACGTCTCTCGTTTCGAAAAGCCTGGAGGGGTTTGCTGCGTCGCCTTGCGAGAATCCCGCATGGCCCGATCCGACATGTGACACGGCCGCTCTGTGGAGAGGAGCGGGAGTTCGTTTCGACGCAGTCTCGCGAACCCCGCTCACTATATCCCGGAGGGAGAAGTCCCGCGACGATTGACGTGCGGCCGATGTGTGAATATTAACACCGTCGGAAATCCCCAGATCAATTCTGGCGATCGAACCGCGTCGTCGCCCGCGCCGCATTTATTCCGGAGCCAGACAATGCCTCCTGTTGTTCGCTCGCATGCCGAAGGTCGAACGATCGCCGTGGTCGGCGACGTTTGCCGTTTCCTGGCCACCGGGGCGGAAACGGGCGGGAAGTATGCACAAATTGAGTCGATCGTTCCGCCGGGCGGCGGCCCGCCGCCCCACGTCCACAGCCGGGAGGAGGAAGGTTTCTTCGTGCTGGAAGGGGAGATCACGTTTCAGATCGGGGATCAGCGGCTGGTGGCGACGGCGGGGACGTTCGCCAACCTGCCGATCGGCACGCCGCACTCCTTCCGGAACGAAAGCGACCGGCCGGCGAAGATGCTGATCACGATCGCACCGGCGGGACTGGAAGAGATGTTTGTTCAGATCGGCGTGCCGCTTCTGACGGGGACGACGACGGCCGCTCCGCCGACGGAGGAGGAGATTGCGAAGCTGCTGGAGCTGGCGCCGGGGTATGGGATCGAGGTGCTGGGACGGGGGAAGTGAGCGGCGGCTGTGGACTACTCGGGCAACGCCGCGACGGCATCGGCGTCGAATCTGTGCTGGATGAATCTCAAGTCGGCGGTCTGGACCGTGTCGCGCGCCGATCGTCTCGAAAGACTTCGAGCCTGTCACGTTCGGCGTTACGCTTCGTACTGGAGATCAGGTTCAGCACCGCGGTCTTTGACTGACGTTGACTACGCCCACACTGCAAGCTGAGCTTCGGGAATCTCGCACCGAGTCACATGCAGGCCAATCGAATCCAGTTGCCGCCGGGCCGAGCGGATCGCGTCCTCCATCGTCGCTGCGTTGCGATGGAATGTCGCGTACAATTCCCCATTGCAAACGCCGGGGTGGGAATCGTCGGCGCCGGCGTCATACAGCGCGTTGGACCAGTCGAGTAAGTCGCGAGGATCGTCAGCCAGCCACAACGTGAACTCGAACGTCGGCGATGCCATCTCGGCCTCCCTCATTCCTCTGTTTCCGAATCGTCGTCCGCGATATGGGTGCAGCGATCCACAAAATGTCGAATTTCACGGGCGTGACCTTCAGGATCGCGTGGAGTTGACCAAACGCTTTTGCGGCAGGCGCCGCGAATTCCCGCTCCACACATGATAACGCAAAACGCATGGCCGCCCCCTTTCCTGACTTTCCATCCATGCTCTTCAGCATACTGGATGGCCGCCTGGATGTGCTTGTTGGGATGACGCACGAGAGTTCTCCGGAACCCTGGTGAATGGCATCATGGCCACAATGACAGTGGTCGCATGATACGTCCGTCGTCAAGGGGCAACAAGTCTCTCGGGCATACGTTTCCGGGCTGCAGTACCCGTCATTCCCAGTGACTGGATTTCGCATCCCCTTTACCGGTCAATCTCACCCATCATCACGTCCAGCGAGCCCAGAATCGCCGGGATGTCGGCGATCAGGACGCCGCGGCAGAGGGGCTCGATGACCGACAGGTTGCAGAAGCTGCTGCTTTTCGCGCGGCAGCGGACCGGGTTCGGGTCGCCGTCGGCGACGAGGTAGATCCCGAGCTGGCCGCGCGGGCATTCCGTTTCCAGGTAGCACTCGTCGACCGGCAGCTTCGCTCCCAGCTTGAACGGGACGCGATGCGTCCCCTCGGCGTGGGGATAGCGGTCGAGCGCCTGGCGGACCAGTTTGATCGACTGCACGACTTCCAGCATCCGGACGTAGAACCGGCACCAGTTGTCGCCGACGACCGCTTCCGGCGGGGCTTCCGTAAATGGCGGCACAGGAACCGACCAGTCGTAGCCGGCGTACATCCGGGTGTAGATCGGTTCTCCGTCCCGGCGGAGGTCGAAGTCGACGCCGCTGCCGCGCAGGACCGGGCCGGTGCAGTTGTGGCTGATGGCCATTTCGCGATCGAGAATCCCCAGTCCCGCGGTCCGCTGAATGAAAATGTGGTTCCGCGTCAGGAGCGTGTGATACTCCTGAATCCGCGGCTCGAACCATTCCAGGAAGAGCCGGACCGCGTCGGTCCAGGCCATCTGCTCGGTCGGGTCGCGTTCGGTCATTGCCGCCAGGCCGGGGGGGATGGTGATCTCCTGCGGCAGGTCGTGGGTGGCGCCGCCGATGGTCAGGTAGCTGTAGGTCAGTCGGGCGCCGCAGGCTTCTTCGAACAGGTCGAGAATCATCTCCCGTTCGCGGAAGGCGTAGAGGAACGGGCTGAAGGTTCCCAGGTCGAGGCCGTAGGCGCCCATGCCGACCAGGTGGCTGGCGATCCGGCCGAGTTCGGCGATGATCACGCGGAGGGTCATCGCTTTTTCGGGGACTTCCATGCCGATCAGTTTCTCGACGGCGAGCGAGAACCCGAGGTTCATGTTCATGCCGGCGAGGTAGTCCATGCGGTCGGAATACGGAATCCACTGGACCGGGGCGAGGTTCTCGCCGATTTTTTCGGCGCAGCGATGGAGGTAGCCGATGTGCGGCGTGACCTCGTGAACGACTTCGCCGTCGGTGCGGAGCTGCAGCCGGAGCACGCCGTGGGTGCTGGGATGCTGCGGCCCCATGTTGACGAGCATCTCATCGGTGCGGACGTCGAACTCGACAATCCGGGGATCTTCCGCGACGAGACTCATACTGGGCGGTCCTCTCAATTGAAATGCGGAAGAGGTTTACCGCGGAGACACGGAGGACGCGGTGAAGATTTTGAGGAAAGTGAAAAGTGAGTATTGAGTCGTGATGAGTGCAAAGTGCGACGGACATGGGGGGCTGCCAAACCGCATCGCAACTTCCTTGTGCACTTTTCATTTCTCACGACTCACTTCTTCTCGTCCTCCCTCCGCGTTCTCCGCTTCTCCGCGGCGAAAACTCTTCGTCTTTTCGGATCCTGCCTACCTGGCCCGGATCCCGTGGTATTCGAGCGGGAAATCGTAGTCTTTGCGGAGCGGGTGGCCTTCCCAGTCCTCGGCGCAGAGGATTCGCCGGAGGCGGGGGTGGCCGGTGAATTGGATGCCGACCAGGTCGTAGGCTTCGCGCTCGTGCCAGTCGGCGATGGCCCAGACGCCGGTGACGCTGGTGATTTCCGGGAGTTGTCCTGCGACGTCGTTCTTCCAGCGGGGAAGTTTGACCTTCACGACCAGCCGGTGGCGGAGCGACAGGCTGAAGAGGTGATAGACGACTTCGATCCGGGGATCGGCGAGCTGCTTTTTCTTGCGGTCGGTTTCGAGCCAGTCGACGCCGCAGAGATTGCTGAGCGTATCGAACTGCAGCTCGGCGTCGTCGCGGAGAAACCGGCAGACTTCCGCGATGGCGGCGGGGGCGACTTCAATCCACGGATCGCGCGATTCCGACTGACAGTTCAGAATCTGTCCGTCGGTGAAGCGGCCGAGCAGCCGTTGATGAATCGCCGCGATGTCCATGATCAAACCTCACCCCTCCCAAATTCGTTCTGTGCCTCTGCCCGGAAACGTCCGGTCCCGCCGCGCGACGTCGCCTGTAGCTGATGGTCGTCCTACCGGTGCAGGGCCGTCGGGCGAACGGACGGACGCGAACCTCCCGCCGCGACCTGTCGGCTGAGCGCCCGGACCCAGTCGAGGTCGCCGCGCTTCCAGACGTAGGCGAATCCGACGAGCAGCACCGCAAAGAAGACCAGCAGGTCTGCAAAGGCCATCCAGCCGAACCGGAGAGCGGCGTCCGCGGGGAGCGCCGCCGCGGCGTCGAGCTGACCGGCGGGGAGGCTCAGCAGTCGCTCCGTGGCAGCGATCCGCTGCCCCTCGGACAGGGTCGTATCCGTGAGCTGCATCGTGTTGCCGAAGACCGCGACCCACGGGAAGAAGAAGACGACTTCGACGTCAAAGACGATGAACAGCAGAGCGACGACGTAGAACCGCAGGTCGAACTGAATGTAGCTGCTGCCGATCGCCGGTTCGCCGCATTCGTAGATCGAGGTTTTTTCGGCGGTGGGGAGCTTTGGCCTGAGGAGTGCGCCGATCAGCAGCGGCACCAGCAGCAGGGCCAGCCCGGTCAGCGCGAAGATCAAAAAGTGGCCGGGGATCTGGGTCATGGAGCACAGACTGAGCGTCGAAGGAACGGCGGGACCAGCGCCCCGCCCGGCGTGTTTGGTCGACTAGTTGGTCGAACTGACGGGAGGAACGTCGAGGTCCGGCAGGCGTTCGCGCCCCTGGAAGCCGCTGTCGACGGTGTGCCAGAATTCGACGGCTGCTTCGTCGAGCTTCCAGCAGAGAAACGCCTCGCGGCCGTTGATGGTGGTCGGGAAGTCGACGAGCCCCTGATCGTAGTCTTTGAACTCGACGCCGAGCTGCTCCAGTTCGCCGACGAAGCCTTTCAGACGTTCCATGTCCTTTTCGAGGTCGGCCTGAATCTGTTCGACCTCCTCGGTGTACATGTCGGTGGCCTCTTTGTTTCGCCGCTTGTGGTTCCGACGAAGATCCTGCAGCCGAAGTTCGCGATCGCGGACGTCCTTATAAAGTTCGACGATGTCCGCGACGATGGCCCTGACGAGGGGCAAGGTCCGGTTGGCTGACGCCACGGTAAATTGTTTGGCCTGCAGGGCTCGGGCACTCATCCACTGCTCCGTATGCGTCAGGGAAAGACGAATCAGGACACGATTGATTATACGGGTTCGGACCGACTGGAGTCTTCGAGATTCGCTTCAAAGGGAGAGGCTTCGCCCTTAATCCAGACCGGCTGATCCAGGACCTTCGCTTCCGAAACGACTGTCGGGTTCAGCGTGGCCTGGCCCCAGGCCACTTCGAGCGGGAGTTTTGCAAAGTCGACCAGGCAACCGTCGCGGCTGTAGCAGCTCAGGTCGTGGTTGGACCCCATAAAGATGCAATCGACCGGGCAGGGGTCCACGCACAAGGCGCAAAACATGCACTTTGAGTAGTCGATGGTGAACCCGTCGACACGAAACCCTTTGCCGACAGGGCTTTTCTGTTTCTCGATGTAGATACAGTCGACCGGGCAGGCGGCGGCACACTTGTCGCAGCCGATACAGGTCGTCAGGTCGAATCGGTGGAAACCCCGATAACGAGCTTTCACCGGGACGGGGACTTCCGGGTACTCGTAGACCTGCGTGAAGGTCTTGCGACGGTAAGTTTCCAGGAAGATCCGGAACGTGACCGCCATGCCGCTGTAAAGCGTGCTGATGGCGTACCAGACGTTGCGAAACCACTCCCTCACCGGGCACCTCGACTGGAAACCGTCGCAACGGCTGCAGGGTTTGCGAGGCTTGCGAAAACCTGGCAGATTTTGCTCAAGTTTGACGCAACCTCTGATTGGATTATAGGAAGCGACCACTGATCCGCAAGGCAGGTCAGCCTGCGGAAATCCGCAGCACATCCCGTACTTCGGACAGTTCAGGAGCTGCCCAGGTTCCCGGCTTCCGCCAGTTTCTGGCTGGTCTCCGCCAGTCGGCCCAGAACCGCGGCAGCGCGGCCTGAGTCGATGGCTTCGGCGGCCAGGGCGACTCCGGCGCGAATGTCGGATCCGCGGCCCGCGATCCACAGGGCGGCGCCGGCATTGGCGAGCACCATATTCCGCGCGGCGCCGGGCTGTCCGGCCAGCAGATCGCGGATGATCCTGGCGCTGGCGGCGGGCGATGAGACCTGAATTTCGGCGACGGAGCAGGGGGGGAGGCCGAGGTCCGCGGGGGTCCAGGTGAGTTCCACTGGTCGCTGTCCGCGTTCGACCAGAAACGCTCGGGTGGTCCCCCAGAGGCTGATTTCGTCGAGCTGGTTGTTACCGCAGACGACGAGTGCGCGCCGGGCGCCGAGCCGCGAGAGGGCGTCGGCGAGCTGGGCGGCGCGCTCGTCGGAGCCGGTTCCGACCAGTTGAAAGTCGGCTCCGGCGGGATTGGTGAGCGGTCCCAGGAAATTGAAAATGGTCCGGAATCCGAGCTGTTTGCGGACAGGTGCGGCATGTTTCATGGCCCCGTGGAGCAGGGGGGCGAAGCAGAAGCCGATGCCGATTTCGTCCACGCACCGGGCGACTTGCGCCGGCGTGAGTGCAAGATTGACTCCGAGGGCTTCCAGGACGTCCGCCGAGCCGGAGAGGCTGGAAACGCTGCGATTGCCGTGCTTGGCGACGGGGATGCCGGCCGCGGCGGCGACGATGGCGGCGGCGGTGCTGATGTTGAAGGTCTGCAGGTCATCGCCGCCGGTTCCGCAGGTATCCAGCCGTCCTTCGGCCTGGCAGGGGATGCGGGTGGAGCGATCTCGCATGGCGCGGGCGGCGCCGACGAGCTCGTCGACGGTCTCGCCGCGGCAGCGGAGGGCGGTGAGAAAGGCGGCGATTTCGACGTCGTTGGATTGTCCGTCCATCAGGCAGCCGATGGCGGCCTGCATGGCGTCTTCGGCGACCGGATGACCGGCCAGAAGCTGCAGGAGCGCGGAGCGCAGGGGCGTCATGAGCAGCTCATTCTGAAGAAAACGAAGGATTGGGAAGAAATCCAGAGTCGGCAAAGTCGACCGTTGGGGGGATCGGGAAAGCGAAGTATACTGAGTCTCGACTGATCGCCAACCGCACGGGCCGGCGCGGGCGATCTCACCTGCCCCTCAGACAAGGCGGCCGACGCGTGGTTCAGAAGCTGATGATCGACGCCGATCCGGGAATCGGGGACGCACTGGCGGTGCTGCTGGCGTTGCTGGATCCGGAGCTCGATGTCGTGGCGCTGACGGCGGTGCGGGGATGCGTCACCGGGTTGCAGGCCGGGCGCAACCTCCAGACGTTGCTGGAGACGCTCGATCCGCCGAAGTGGCCCCGGCTGGGAGTGGCGGAGCCGGTCGGCGAGCACGAAGAGGAGCCTTGGGCGGAATCGAGTGCGGCGCGCCCGTTCTGCGATGTGCATGGGAGATATGGGCTCGGCGACTGGCCGCAATGCGCGGCCGACCTGCATCATCCGCGCGAGGCGGCCAAGGTGCTGTGCGATTTCGCGCGAATGTATCCGGGCGAAGTCCAACTGCTCTGTCTGGGGCCGTTGACGAATGTGGCCTTGGCGATCAAACGGGATCCGGAGTTTCTTGGAAAGCTGGGGGGGCTGGTCTGTCTCACGGGGACCTATGAAGCGCCGGGCGACGTCACGCCAACCGCTTCGATCAACTGTTTTCTCGATCCCGAAGCGGCCAAGACGGTGCTGACGGCGCCGGTCCGCAAGACCGTCGTTCCCTTGGATGCGACCCGATCGATTCATCTGGGGTTCGGCGGGCTGGACCGGCTGGAGTTCTCCCCGCGGACGCCGACCGGGCGACTGCTGCAGTCGCTGCTGCCGTATACGTTGCGGGCGCATCATCAATTGCTGGGGCTGGAAGCAGCCCCGCTGCAGGAACTGGCGGCGCTGTCGATTGTGGCGCGTCCCGAGCTGTTCGAGCGGAGTCCCGCCCACGTCAATGTGGAGCTTGAAGGCCGACTGACCCGGGGAATGACGGTCTTCGATCGGCGCGGACTGCAGCCTCAGCCCAACGTCGATGTTGTCCGCCGGATCGACAGCGACGGCGTGTGGGATTATCTGACGTCCATGCTGCGCGAGCACTGCTGAATCGGCGCGCGGCTGAAACGAGCCCGCTCAGCCTGGAATCACGACGATCTTGCCGCGCAGGGTTCCGGCCTTGTGGAGGGAGTTGTCTTCCTGCAGGCGGTGGGCGGCGGCGGTCTCGGAAAGCGGGAACGTGGCGCCGATTTGCGGTTTCCACTGGGCGCGCAGGTAGAGCGCATTCAGGGCTTCGGCCGACGTCCGCTGTTCTTCCGGGGAGGCGTTGAACATGGCGAAGCCAATGACGCGCAGATCTTTCACGTAGAAGGGGCCGACCGGGAATTCCGGGCGGGCGGCGCGTCCGGCCATCAGGATGATCCGACCGCGCGGGGCCATCAGCGAGACGGTCCGGTCAAAGGTGGGTTCGCGCTGGGTTTCGAACCACATCTGCACGCCGCCGTGAGGCATGGCGAAGGCGCGGATCTGGTCGTCGATGTTGGGATCGTTGTAGTTGATGGCCAGGTTCGCACCGAGATTGCGGCAGGTTTCCAGACCGGCGTCGGAGCCTGCGGTGGCGATGACCGCCGCTCCGGCCGCATGGGCGAGCTGAATCACCGCCGAGCCGACGCCACCCGAGCCGCCGTTGACGAAGACGACTTCGCCCGGTTTGAGATTGCCGTGGAGAAACAGGCCGAGGTGTGCGGTCAATCCGACCAGCGCGCCGGCGGCGGCATCGGCATCCGATTCTCCATCGGGCGTGTCGTACAGCCATTTTTCGTCGACCGCGGCGTACTCGGAGAACGTTCCCTGTCGCCCGAAGAGCCCCTGGTTACTCCCCCAGACCCGGTCGCCGACGCGGAACCGCGTGACGGCTGCGCCGCACTGTTCGACGACGCCTGCGAGATCGCAGCCGAGGATATAGGGAAAGTTCGTGATCATGCTCACGACTCCCTGGCGGACGTAGGTGTCGATCGGGTTGATCGCGGTCGCGCCGACTTTGATCAGCACCTGGGTCGGGCCGGGCTCGGGCTGCGGGAGATCGCCGTACTCGATGACGTCCGGGGCGCCCGTCTTGCGGACGAAGGCAGCTTTCATGGTTCGGTCTCCAGGTCCGGGATTTCCGGCAAACAGTTACAGGAGGCGTCCCGTCCGACCGGCGTCGCCGGAATCGGGCGGAACACTCAGCAGCCCCAGTCGCTGCAACATCCGTTCCGTCAGTTCGGCGTGCCAGAAGCGGATGTGGCCTGCGGTGGCAATGACCAGCATCGCGAGACCGCTGATGAGCGCGCCACAATATACGGTTCGAGGTCGATAACACCAAACCACTTCATGCTCGCCGACGGGAATCTTCACGCGTCGTTCGAGTTCCTTCAGTTCTGCTTCCGCAGCTTTCCCATCAAGCAGAACTTCCCAACCCGGATAACCGAGATCTTCCCACACCAGCGTCCGGAGTCCGTCGGTCCTGGCGGTCAGCCGGATGCGCTCCGCCGTGTTTTCGGTCAGTTCGACGCCCTCGGCGTGGTCGGAGGCGGCCCAGTGAAAACGGCCCGGCGCATCGACGAGTTCGTAGAGCCAGAGCGGCTCACGGAATCTGGCCCAGGCGGGATTCAGCAGGGAATCCATTCCGGTCCACGCCAGTTGGAGTCCGGACGGCTGCTCCGCGTACGGCTCGAAGGAGAGGACGTGGGTCACGCCGTTCTGTCTCAGCCATTCTTTTCGGTCGAGGCTGAGGCGGCGGCCGCCGAACGGCGTTGGTCCCTGATCGGCGAAGGAATCCTCCGGCATGGTGAATTTCGGATCGTAGTATTCGCGAGGTCCCAGGCCGAGGTAGACCGGCGTCTGGGACACGCCCAGCAGCGTGACCAGGTTCGGACCGGGCGCCCAGACGCGGACCGGCCGGGGACTCGCGAGGAGCAGCTCGCGCACCGGGCTGGCCTCGCGATGCTCGATGGGGGGGACCGGCACCGTGACGCAATAGGTGACGATGCCGCTGATCGACCAGAATTCCCAGGTCGTGACGCCCAGGACCACTGCGATGCCGGCTCCGCGCCAGGTCGACGTCCAGCGGCGGGTGACCGCGTCCCAGCTCAGGCCCGCCAGCAGCCCCAGCGCCAGGGTGGTGATCACCCCATACCGCGCCGGTCCGCGGAAATAGCCGAAGCCGGGAACCATCTGGAGCCAGGGCATCAACCAGCCGCTGGTCAGAATGAGCGAAATGAGCGCCGCCAGCCCCCAGAAGCGGGCTCCCCGTGCGGCGAGTTCCCGGCGGAGTCCGGGGCGGATCAGACCCAGGACTGCCAGCCAGAAGGGAATCAATCCGGCATAGAGGTGGGCTTCGACCTTGTTGGTTTGCGAGGCGACCGCGCCCGAGCGCAGCTCCCGCAGGGACCGATCGAGGTCGATTTGCGGGCTGTACCACCAGGGGCCGAGGAGCTGCGACCAGTAGAGGGGGGGGATCGAGTTCTCGGCGGGATCGAAGTGCTGCCCGGCCACGGTCCGCTGACTCAGTCCCTGCAGCTCCCAGCCCGGCAGGAGCTGGATGGTCGCCAGCGCCAGACCGAGGACAACGGCAGCGCTCCAGGCCGCCAGTTTCCAGCAACGACGGGCGGTCGATTCCTGCTCCGGGGGACGGGACGCGCTCGTCCAGTCCGGGCGGAAGATGCGCAGGGGGACGTACACGGCGACCAGCAGCAGGGTCATGAAGGCGAACTGATAGTGCCCGGCCAGCAGTTGCAGGCCCAGGGCCAGACTCAGCCCGCAGACGTATCTCCATCGCCCGGTCTGCAGGCCCGACTCGCAGCACCAGAGGGCCACGGGCAGCCAGGCGCCGCCGATGATGGCCCATTCGAGGCAGATCCGGGGCGGAAACCAGCCGTAGGTGTAAACGAGCGCCGCCAGCAGGCTGGCACCGGACTGCAGTCCCAGCCGTCGGGCCAGCGCCCAGACGGCTACGAACGCGAGGACGTAGTGGCCGATCTGATTGACGTTATAGGCGGTATTGACGTCGCGGATGGCGGCATAGAGTGCAAGGTGCGGTGGGTAGAGCAGGCCGGTCTGGCTTTCTCCCAGGATCGGATATCCCTGTCCGACCAGATTGTTCCAGAGGGGGATTCTGCCGGCGTGCAGCTCGTCGGCCAGGAACTGCTTCTGCGGCAGGTAGTACGAGTACAGGTCGCCGCCCACCAGTCCGTCTCCCTGCCAGAGCGAGCCCCAGAACAGGACGGTCAGGCCAGCGGCAAGAGCGGTTACGCCGAGGAACGCGGCAAACCGAGCCGTCGGGAATTCGGGCGGGGGGGGCTGCGGGAGCGGGCGGAGCACGCGGACCTCGGGATTGAGCACGTGGGATGGAAGTCGTGTGTGGAGGCGGGCTCAGACAGAGGGACGTTACCGGAGGGGCGCGGGATCGCCCTTAGCGAATGCGGCTGGGAACTTTCTGCCCCTTGGGAATCAGGGTGGTGTATTTTCGATCCTTCATCCGCCGCTGAAAGTCGGCGCGTGCGGCGGCGAGCAGTTCGGGATCTTCGAGCAGATCGAGTCCCGTGGCGGCCAGCACGCGGGCGGCGTAGTGAATTCCCTTGTCCCCCGCGGTGCTGCCGATGGCGGCGACATTCTGCCAGCAGTGACCGGGGCTGCCGGCGGCAAAGCAGGCGGCCCTGAGGCCGCCGGTGGGGATGAACCAACTGATGTCGCCGACATCGGTCGACCCTTTTCCGAGCTCCGTTCCGGGGTTCAGGGGATGCACGCGATCGTCGAAGCCGACGTTGAAGCCTGCGGGACTTTGCGCCAGCGTCTCCTGAATTCGTCGGGCGAACTCCTGTTCCGCCGCCGTGAACTGCGGTCGGGGGACTCGTTCGAGATTGTTCTGGATGGCTTCGGAGAGGGGGGTGTTGGGGATCAGTTCGTGGCAGTCGGTGTCGATGGCGATCTGCAGTTTTGTGCGACTCATCATCGCGGCGCCGCGGGCGATCTCGGTCACCCATTCGTAGTACCGTTCGACGTCGCGATGATCGTCGGCGCGGACGTAATACCAGACGGTGGCGTGCGGCGGAACCACGTTCGGCGCGCCGCCGCCATCGGTGATCACGTAGTGCATGCGGGCATCGCTCTTGACGTGCTCCCGCATGAAATTGACGCCGAGATTCATCAGCTCGACGCCGTCGAGGGCGCTGCGTCCCGACTCGGGGTTGCCCGAAGCGTGAGCCGCGACGCCGGTGAAGGTGAATTTGGCGGAGATCAGGGCTTTGGTGCTGCCGTACCAGACTTCGTTTTTGGCGGCGGGATGCCAGTGGAGACAGGCGTCGAGATCCTCGAACGCGCCGTCGAGCAGCATGTAAACTTTGCCGATCGTCGTTTCCTCGGCGGGCGTGCCGAACAGGCGGAGAGTCCCTTTGAGATTGTGCTGCTGCATGGCGGCCTTCATGGCGAGCGCGGCGCCGAGCGCTCCCGTGCCGAGGCCGCTGTGTCCGCAGCCGTGGCCCGGACGTCCTTCTTCGACGGGCTCCTGGGTCGGTTGGACCTTTTGCGAGAGATCCGGCAGGGCGTCATATTCGGCGAGCAACCCGATCACCGGCTTGCCGAAGCCGTAGCTGGCGACAAAGGCGGTCGGCATGCCGGCAACGCCGACGCGGACGTCGAAGCCCGCTTCCCGCAGTTTTTCGACAAGGAGCGCCGAGGACTTTTTTTCTTCCAGCCCGACTTCGGCGAACTCCCAGAGCGCTTTGTTGACGAGCCGCAGTTCGTCGGTCCGTCGGTCGACGTCTTCCATGGCAGTCCGCTGCGTTGGGCGCAGGGGCGCCGGATCGGCTGCGCGGAGCGCGGTCAGGCTTCCGAGGATGACCAGCCCAGGCACAAGTCGACAGCGGACTGAGCGCAGCACGTCGTTTCTCCCGTTGCGGGTCGTCGGGCGACGCCTTCTCCCACCGCGGAAAGGGCGTCGTCCATGTCGACTATCTTGACGGGCGGAGTCGCGTGAGAGCAACCCGTCCCGCAGAAATCCGCGGGGAGGCGAAACGGGGACTGCAGGCTGTTGACATGTTGATTCCGTGTGTCACGGCCGCGTCGGCCGTGATGTATTTCACAGGGAATCGGAGCGATCGCACAGCCGACACAGCCGTGGCATAGATTCTGTCGGCGGGCAGAAAGGACGGGCCTGCCGGTCAGGCGTGGG harbors:
- a CDS encoding cupin domain-containing protein, giving the protein MPPVVRSHAEGRTIAVVGDVCRFLATGAETGGKYAQIESIVPPGGGPPPHVHSREEEGFFVLEGEITFQIGDQRLVATAGTFANLPIGTPHSFRNESDRPAKMLITIAPAGLEEMFVQIGVPLLTGTTTAAPPTEEEIAKLLELAPGYGIEVLGRGK
- a CDS encoding NADH-quinone oxidoreductase subunit D is translated as MSLVAEDPRIVEFDVRTDEMLVNMGPQHPSTHGVLRLQLRTDGEVVHEVTPHIGYLHRCAEKIGENLAPVQWIPYSDRMDYLAGMNMNLGFSLAVEKLIGMEVPEKAMTLRVIIAELGRIASHLVGMGAYGLDLGTFSPFLYAFREREMILDLFEEACGARLTYSYLTIGGATHDLPQEITIPPGLAAMTERDPTEQMAWTDAVRLFLEWFEPRIQEYHTLLTRNHIFIQRTAGLGILDREMAISHNCTGPVLRGSGVDFDLRRDGEPIYTRMYAGYDWSVPVPPFTEAPPEAVVGDNWCRFYVRMLEVVQSIKLVRQALDRYPHAEGTHRVPFKLGAKLPVDECYLETECPRGQLGIYLVADGDPNPVRCRAKSSSFCNLSVIEPLCRGVLIADIPAILGSLDVMMGEIDR
- a CDS encoding NADH-quinone oxidoreductase subunit C — protein: MDIAAIHQRLLGRFTDGQILNCQSESRDPWIEVAPAAIAEVCRFLRDDAELQFDTLSNLCGVDWLETDRKKKQLADPRIEVVYHLFSLSLRHRLVVKVKLPRWKNDVAGQLPEITSVTGVWAIADWHEREAYDLVGIQFTGHPRLRRILCAEDWEGHPLRKDYDFPLEYHGIRAR
- a CDS encoding NADH-quinone oxidoreductase subunit A translates to MTQIPGHFLIFALTGLALLLVPLLIGALLRPKLPTAEKTSIYECGEPAIGSSYIQFDLRFYVVALLFIVFDVEVVFFFPWVAVFGNTMQLTDTTLSEGQRIAATERLLSLPAGQLDAAAALPADAALRFGWMAFADLLVFFAVLLVGFAYVWKRGDLDWVRALSRQVAAGGSRPSVRPTALHR
- a CDS encoding DUF2203 domain-containing protein, whose protein sequence is MSARALQAKQFTVASANRTLPLVRAIVADIVELYKDVRDRELRLQDLRRNHKRRNKEATDMYTEEVEQIQADLEKDMERLKGFVGELEQLGVEFKDYDQGLVDFPTTINGREAFLCWKLDEAAVEFWHTVDSGFQGRERLPDLDVPPVSSTN
- a CDS encoding 4Fe-4S binding protein, whose amino-acid sequence is MREWFRNVWYAISTLYSGMAVTFRIFLETYRRKTFTQVYEYPEVPVPVKARYRGFHRFDLTTCIGCDKCAAACPVDCIYIEKQKSPVGKGFRVDGFTIDYSKCMFCALCVDPCPVDCIFMGSNHDLSCYSRDGCLVDFAKLPLEVAWGQATLNPTVVSEAKVLDQPVWIKGEASPFEANLEDSSRSEPV
- the trpD gene encoding anthranilate phosphoribosyltransferase, giving the protein MTPLRSALLQLLAGHPVAEDAMQAAIGCLMDGQSNDVEIAAFLTALRCRGETVDELVGAARAMRDRSTRIPCQAEGRLDTCGTGGDDLQTFNISTAAAIVAAAAGIPVAKHGNRSVSSLSGSADVLEALGVNLALTPAQVARCVDEIGIGFCFAPLLHGAMKHAAPVRKQLGFRTIFNFLGPLTNPAGADFQLVGTGSDERAAQLADALSRLGARRALVVCGNNQLDEISLWGTTRAFLVERGQRPVELTWTPADLGLPPCSVAEIQVSSPAASARIIRDLLAGQPGAARNMVLANAGAALWIAGRGSDIRAGVALAAEAIDSGRAAAVLGRLAETSQKLAEAGNLGSS
- a CDS encoding nucleoside hydrolase, with the protein product MVQKLMIDADPGIGDALAVLLALLDPELDVVALTAVRGCVTGLQAGRNLQTLLETLDPPKWPRLGVAEPVGEHEEEPWAESSAARPFCDVHGRYGLGDWPQCAADLHHPREAAKVLCDFARMYPGEVQLLCLGPLTNVALAIKRDPEFLGKLGGLVCLTGTYEAPGDVTPTASINCFLDPEAAKTVLTAPVRKTVVPLDATRSIHLGFGGLDRLEFSPRTPTGRLLQSLLPYTLRAHHQLLGLEAAPLQELAALSIVARPELFERSPAHVNVELEGRLTRGMTVFDRRGLQPQPNVDVVRRIDSDGVWDYLTSMLREHC
- a CDS encoding NADPH:quinone reductase, which gives rise to MKAAFVRKTGAPDVIEYGDLPQPEPGPTQVLIKVGATAINPIDTYVRQGVVSMITNFPYILGCDLAGVVEQCGAAVTRFRVGDRVWGSNQGLFGRQGTFSEYAAVDEKWLYDTPDGESDADAAAGALVGLTAHLGLFLHGNLKPGEVVFVNGGSGGVGSAVIQLAHAAGAAVIATAGSDAGLETCRNLGANLAINYNDPNIDDQIRAFAMPHGGVQMWFETQREPTFDRTVSLMAPRGRIILMAGRAARPEFPVGPFYVKDLRVIGFAMFNASPEEQRTSAEALNALYLRAQWKPQIGATFPLSETAAAHRLQEDNSLHKAGTLRGKIVVIPG